A stretch of Pseudomonas sp. LS.1a DNA encodes these proteins:
- a CDS encoding 2OG-Fe(II) oxygenase — MVGLTACKDICVIDDGITDEEHTKILRLLTGSLWRYGWPYPYAPLDRPCWHSFIAGTRRNELEDCEQELRERPDWAFLANIWARIKAAHMPSATLLGVYANGQTSSQDGPIHRDNTAEAPGKTIMLFCSEYWATCWGGELVFYDADKESIVLSVQPKPRRIVIFNGEVPHGARAPGVSCNRLRMSIAFKTLIRE; from the coding sequence ATGGTAGGTTTGACTGCTTGTAAAGATATCTGTGTGATTGATGATGGAATAACGGACGAAGAGCACACGAAAATATTGAGGCTTCTTACTGGCTCGCTCTGGCGTTATGGCTGGCCCTATCCTTATGCTCCCCTTGATCGTCCATGTTGGCACAGTTTTATCGCTGGCACTCGTAGAAATGAATTGGAAGACTGTGAACAAGAACTGCGAGAGCGACCGGACTGGGCTTTTCTGGCGAATATCTGGGCGCGTATCAAGGCTGCGCATATGCCTTCGGCGACCCTGTTAGGGGTATACGCCAATGGTCAAACAAGCAGCCAGGATGGTCCTATTCATCGTGACAATACAGCCGAGGCGCCGGGAAAAACTATAATGCTGTTTTGCAGCGAGTACTGGGCCACCTGCTGGGGTGGTGAGCTTGTATTCTACGACGCTGACAAAGAAAGTATTGTGCTGTCTGTACAGCCTAAGCCGAGGCGGATTGTCATCTTCAATGGGGAAGTGCCACATGGTGCTCGGGCGCCAGGTGTGAGTTGTAATCGGCTGCGTATGAGCATCGCCTTCAAGACATTGATCAGGGAGTAG
- the typA gene encoding translational GTPase TypA: MIENLRNIAIIAHVDHGKTTLVDKLLRQSGTLERNELNDERVMDSNDQEKERGITILAKNTAINWNGYHINIVDTPGHADFGGEVERVMSMVDSVLLLVDAQDGPMPQTRFVTKKAFEAGLKPIVVINKVDRPGARPDWVLDQIFDLFDNLGATDDQLDFQVVYASALNGIAGLDHTDMAEDMTPLYQSIVDNVPAPNVDVDGPFQMQISALDYNSFLGVIGVGRIARGRIKPNTPVVAIDTEGKKRNGRILKLMGHHGLHRVDVEEAQAGDIVCISGFDELFISDTLCDMNHVEAMKPLTVDEPTVSMTFQVNDSPFCGKEGKFVTSRNIKERLDKELLYNVALRVEEGDSADKFKVSGRGELHLSVLIETMRREGFEMAVGRPEVIIREVNGVKQEPFENVTIDIPEESQGKVMEEMGLRKGDLTNMAPDGKGRVRLEYNVPARGLIGFRNQFLTLTNGAGILTSIFDRYDTMKAGQMSGRLNGVLVSIETGKALTYSLETLQARGKLFIEHGQDIYNGQIIGLNSRDNDLGVNPTKGKKLDNMRASGKDEVIALVPPVRHTLEQALEFIQDDELCEVTPKSIRLRKKILDEGERTRAAKKAKA, encoded by the coding sequence GTGATCGAAAATCTGCGTAACATCGCCATCATCGCCCACGTTGACCATGGTAAAACCACCCTGGTCGACAAACTCCTGCGCCAGTCCGGCACCCTGGAGCGTAACGAGCTCAACGACGAGCGCGTGATGGACTCCAACGACCAGGAAAAAGAGCGCGGCATTACCATTCTGGCGAAAAACACCGCCATCAACTGGAACGGCTACCACATCAACATCGTCGACACCCCCGGCCACGCCGACTTCGGTGGCGAGGTTGAGCGTGTAATGTCGATGGTCGACTCCGTGCTGCTGCTGGTCGATGCCCAGGACGGCCCGATGCCGCAAACCCGCTTCGTGACCAAGAAGGCGTTTGAAGCCGGCCTGAAGCCGATCGTCGTGATCAACAAGGTTGACCGCCCGGGCGCGCGTCCTGACTGGGTTCTGGACCAGATCTTCGACCTGTTCGACAACCTCGGTGCCACCGACGACCAGCTGGACTTCCAGGTGGTCTACGCCTCGGCCCTGAACGGCATCGCCGGTCTGGACCACACCGACATGGCCGAAGACATGACCCCGCTGTACCAGTCGATCGTCGACAACGTACCGGCGCCGAACGTTGACGTCGATGGCCCGTTCCAGATGCAGATCTCCGCGCTGGACTACAACAGCTTCCTCGGTGTTATCGGCGTTGGCCGTATCGCCCGTGGTCGCATCAAGCCGAACACCCCGGTTGTTGCCATCGACACCGAAGGCAAGAAGCGTAACGGCCGTATCCTCAAGCTGATGGGCCACCACGGCCTGCACCGCGTCGACGTTGAAGAAGCCCAGGCTGGCGACATCGTCTGCATCAGCGGTTTCGACGAGCTGTTCATCTCCGACACCCTGTGCGACATGAACCACGTCGAAGCGATGAAGCCGCTGACCGTTGACGAGCCGACCGTATCGATGACCTTCCAGGTCAACGACTCGCCGTTCTGCGGCAAGGAAGGCAAGTTCGTCACCAGCCGTAACATCAAGGAACGTCTGGACAAAGAGCTGCTGTACAACGTTGCACTGCGCGTTGAAGAAGGCGACTCGGCTGACAAGTTCAAGGTTTCCGGCCGTGGTGAGCTGCACCTGTCGGTTCTGATCGAAACCATGCGTCGTGAAGGCTTCGAGATGGCTGTAGGCCGCCCTGAAGTGATCATCCGCGAAGTCAACGGCGTGAAGCAGGAGCCGTTCGAGAACGTCACCATCGACATCCCTGAAGAATCCCAGGGCAAGGTCATGGAAGAAATGGGCCTGCGTAAAGGCGACCTGACCAACATGGCGCCGGATGGCAAGGGCCGTGTACGTCTGGAGTACAACGTACCTGCTCGCGGTCTGATCGGTTTCCGTAACCAGTTCCTGACCCTGACCAACGGTGCCGGCATCCTGACCTCGATCTTCGATCGCTACGACACCATGAAAGCTGGCCAGATGTCCGGCCGCCTGAACGGTGTTCTGGTTTCGATCGAGACCGGCAAGGCGCTGACCTACTCGCTGGAAACCCTGCAGGCTCGTGGCAAGCTGTTCATCGAGCACGGCCAGGACATCTACAACGGTCAGATCATCGGTCTGAACAGCCGTGACAACGACCTGGGCGTGAACCCGACCAAAGGCAAGAAGCTCGACAACATGCGTGCTTCGGGCAAAGACGAAGTCATCGCCCTGGTACCGCCGGTTCGCCACACCCTGGAACAGGCCCTGGAATTCATCCAGGACGACGAGCTGTGCGAAGTGACTCCGAAGTCGATCCGCCTGCGCAAGAAGATCCTGGACGAAGGCGAGCGTACCCGCGCTGCCAAGAAAGCCAAGGCTTGA
- the thiI gene encoding tRNA uracil 4-sulfurtransferase ThiI: protein MKLIVKVFPEITIKSRPVRKRFIRQLGKNIRNVLKDLDPELVVDGVWDNLEVVTRVEDEKVQREMIERLTCTPGITHFLQVEEYPLGDFDDIVAKCKHHFGHLLAGKHFAVRCKRGGHHDFTSMDVDRYVGSQLRQQCGAAGIELKNPEVLVRIEIRDQRLYVIHNQHQGIGGYPLGALEQTLVLMSGGFDSTVAAYQMMRRGLMTHFCFFNLGGRAHELGVMEVAHYLWKKFGSSQRVLFISVPFEEVVGEILNKVDNSYMGVTLKRMMLRGAAHMADRLEIDALVTGEAISQVSSQTLPNLSIIDSATDKLVLRPLLASHKQDIIDQATAIGTADFAKHMPEYCGVISVNPTTHAKRHRMEHEEKQFDMAVLERALERARFISIDHVIDELGKDIEVEEVAEALPGQIVIDIRHPDAQEDEPLALEGIEVQAMPFYAINSKFKHLDPTRQYLLYCDKGVMSRLHAHHLLSEGHANVRVYRPT, encoded by the coding sequence ATGAAACTTATCGTCAAAGTCTTCCCAGAAATCACCATCAAGAGCCGGCCGGTGCGCAAGCGCTTCATCCGCCAGCTCGGCAAGAACATCCGCAACGTGCTCAAGGACCTCGACCCTGAGCTGGTGGTCGATGGTGTCTGGGATAATCTCGAAGTGGTCACCCGCGTCGAAGACGAAAAAGTCCAGCGCGAGATGATCGAGCGCCTCACCTGCACCCCGGGTATCACCCACTTCCTGCAGGTAGAGGAATACCCGCTCGGCGACTTCGACGACATTGTCGCCAAGTGCAAGCACCACTTCGGCCACCTGCTGGCCGGCAAGCACTTCGCCGTGCGCTGCAAGCGCGGCGGCCACCACGACTTCACCTCGATGGACGTCGACCGTTACGTCGGCAGCCAGCTGCGCCAGCAGTGCGGCGCCGCCGGCATCGAGCTGAAGAACCCGGAAGTGCTGGTGCGCATCGAGATCCGCGACCAGCGCCTGTACGTGATCCACAACCAGCACCAGGGCATCGGCGGTTATCCGCTGGGCGCCCTGGAGCAGACCCTGGTGCTGATGTCCGGTGGCTTCGACTCCACCGTGGCGGCCTACCAGATGATGCGCCGTGGCCTGATGACCCACTTCTGCTTCTTCAACCTCGGTGGCCGTGCCCACGAGCTGGGCGTGATGGAAGTGGCCCACTACCTGTGGAAGAAGTTCGGCAGCAGCCAGCGCGTGCTGTTCATCAGCGTGCCATTCGAGGAAGTGGTCGGCGAGATCCTCAACAAGGTCGACAACAGCTACATGGGCGTGACCCTCAAGCGCATGATGCTGCGCGGTGCCGCACACATGGCCGACCGCCTGGAGATCGACGCGCTGGTCACCGGCGAGGCGATTTCCCAGGTGTCCAGCCAGACCCTGCCGAATCTGTCGATCATCGACTCGGCCACCGACAAGCTGGTGCTGCGCCCGTTGCTGGCCAGCCACAAGCAGGACATCATCGACCAGGCCACCGCAATCGGCACTGCCGATTTTGCCAAGCACATGCCGGAGTACTGTGGCGTGATCTCGGTGAACCCGACTACCCATGCCAAGCGTCATCGCATGGAGCACGAAGAAAAGCAGTTCGACATGGCCGTGCTGGAGCGCGCCCTGGAGCGTGCCAGGTTCATCTCCATCGACCACGTGATCGACGAGCTTGGCAAGGACATCGAAGTCGAGGAAGTGGCCGAGGCGCTGCCGGGCCAGATCGTCATCGACATTCGTCACCCCGATGCCCAGGAAGACGAACCTCTGGCGCTGGAGGGTATCGAAGTCCAGGCCATGCCGTTCTATGCGATCAACAGCAAGTTCAAGCACCTGGACCCTACGCGCCAGTACTTGCTGTATTGCGACAAAGGTGTGATGAGCCGTCTGCACGCACACCACCTGCTCAGTGAGGGACATGCCAATGTGCGTGTTTATCGTCCGACATAA
- the glnA gene encoding type I glutamate--ammonia ligase yields the protein MSKSVQLIKDHDVKWIDLRFTDTKGTQHHVTMPARDALEDDFFEVGKMFDGSSIAGWKGIEASDMILMPVDETAVLDPFTEEPTLIITCDIVDPSSMQGYDRDPRAIAKRAEEYLKSTGIGDTVFAGPEPEFFIFDEVKFQSDISGSMFKIFSEQGSWMTGADVEGGNKGHRPGVKGGYFPVPPFDHDHEIRTAMCNALEEMGQTVEVHHHEVATAGQNEIGVKFNTLVKKADEVQALKYVVHNVADAYGRTATFMPKPLYGDNGSGMHVHMSIWKDGKNTFSGEGYAGLSDTALYFIGGIIKHGKALNGFTNPSTNSYKRLVPGFEAPVMLAYSARNRSASIRIPYVGSPKARRIEARFPDPSANPYLAFAALLMAGLDGIQNKIHPGDAADKNLYDLPPEEAKDIPQVCGSLKEALEELDKGRAFLTKGGVFSDDFIDAFIELKSEEEIKVRTFVHPLEYELYYSC from the coding sequence ATGTCGAAGTCGGTTCAACTCATCAAAGATCATGACGTCAAGTGGATTGATCTGCGTTTCACGGACACCAAAGGCACTCAGCACCACGTGACCATGCCGGCGCGTGATGCGCTGGAAGACGACTTCTTCGAAGTCGGCAAGATGTTCGACGGTTCCTCCATCGCTGGCTGGAAAGGCATCGAAGCATCCGACATGATCCTGATGCCGGTCGACGAAACTGCCGTACTGGACCCGTTCACCGAAGAGCCAACCCTGATCATCACCTGCGACATCGTCGACCCGTCGAGCATGCAGGGCTACGATCGCGACCCACGTGCCATCGCCAAGCGCGCCGAAGAGTACCTGAAGAGCACCGGCATCGGTGACACCGTATTCGCAGGCCCAGAGCCTGAGTTCTTCATCTTCGACGAAGTGAAGTTCCAGTCGGACATCTCCGGCTCGATGTTCAAGATCTTCTCCGAGCAAGGCTCGTGGATGACTGGCGCTGACGTGGAAGGCGGCAACAAAGGCCACCGTCCGGGCGTGAAAGGCGGCTACTTCCCGGTTCCGCCGTTCGACCACGACCACGAAATCCGTACTGCCATGTGCAACGCACTGGAAGAGATGGGCCAGACCGTCGAAGTTCACCACCACGAAGTGGCGACTGCCGGCCAGAACGAAATCGGCGTCAAGTTCAACACCCTGGTGAAGAAGGCTGACGAAGTACAGGCGCTGAAATACGTCGTGCACAACGTTGCCGACGCCTACGGCCGTACCGCCACCTTCATGCCGAAGCCACTGTACGGCGACAACGGCTCGGGCATGCACGTGCACATGTCGATCTGGAAAGACGGCAAGAACACCTTCTCGGGTGAAGGCTATGCCGGCCTGTCCGACACCGCCCTGTACTTCATCGGCGGTATCATCAAGCACGGTAAGGCCCTGAACGGCTTCACCAACCCGTCGACCAACTCCTACAAGCGTCTGGTCCCAGGCTTCGAAGCCCCGGTAATGCTGGCCTACTCGGCTCGCAACCGTTCCGCATCGATCCGTATTCCTTACGTCGGCAGCCCGAAAGCCCGCCGTATCGAAGCACGCTTCCCGGACCCATCGGCCAACCCGTACCTGGCCTTCGCGGCCCTGCTGATGGCTGGCCTGGACGGTATCCAGAACAAGATCCACCCAGGCGATGCTGCCGACAAGAACCTGTACGACCTGCCGCCTGAAGAGGCCAAGGACATTCCGCAGGTTTGCGGCAGCCTGAAGGAAGCACTGGAAGAGCTGGACAAAGGCCGTGCGTTCCTGACCAAGGGCGGCGTGTTCTCCGACGACTTCATCGATGCCTTCATCGAGCTGAAGAGCGAAGAAGAAATCAAGGTCCGTACCTTCGTTCACCCGCTGGAATACGAGCTGTACTACAGCTGCTGA
- the glnL gene encoding nitrogen regulation protein NR(II) has product MTISDAQHRLLLDNLTTATLLLNAELRLEYMNPAAEMLLAVSGQRSHGQFISELFTESTEALSSLRQAVEQAHPFTKREAQLTSLTGQAITVDYAVTPILHQGQTLLLLEVHPRDRLLRITKEEAQLSKQETTKMLVRGLAHEIKNPLGGIRGAAQLLARELPDEGLRDYTNVIIEEADRLRNLVDRMLGSNKLPSLAMTNIHEVLERVCSLVEAESQGCITLVRDYDPSLPDVLIDREQMIQAVLNIVRNAMQAISSQNELRLGRITLRSRALRQFTIGHVRHRLVARVEIIDNGPGIPPELQDTLFYPMVSGRPDGTGLGLAITQNIISQHQGLIECESHAGHTAFSIYLPLEQGATAS; this is encoded by the coding sequence ATGACCATCAGCGATGCACAGCACCGTCTGCTTCTGGACAACCTGACCACCGCCACGCTACTGCTCAACGCCGAGCTACGCCTGGAGTACATGAACCCTGCCGCAGAAATGCTGCTGGCGGTCAGTGGCCAGCGCAGCCATGGGCAGTTCATCAGCGAACTGTTCACCGAGTCGACCGAAGCGCTCAGCTCGCTGCGCCAGGCGGTCGAGCAGGCGCACCCGTTCACCAAGCGCGAAGCGCAGCTCACCTCGCTGACCGGGCAGGCCATCACCGTCGACTACGCGGTAACGCCGATCCTGCACCAGGGCCAGACCTTGCTGCTGCTGGAGGTTCACCCACGGGACCGGCTGCTGCGCATCACCAAGGAAGAGGCCCAGCTGAGCAAGCAGGAAACCACCAAGATGCTGGTGCGCGGCCTGGCCCACGAAATCAAGAACCCGCTCGGCGGCATCCGCGGCGCAGCCCAGCTGCTGGCCCGCGAGCTGCCTGACGAAGGCCTGCGCGACTATACCAACGTGATCATCGAGGAAGCCGACCGCCTGCGTAACCTGGTCGACCGCATGCTCGGCTCGAACAAGCTACCGTCGCTGGCCATGACCAACATCCACGAAGTACTGGAGCGGGTCTGCAGCCTGGTAGAGGCCGAAAGCCAGGGTTGCATCACTTTGGTGCGCGATTACGACCCCAGCCTGCCGGATGTGTTGATCGACCGCGAACAGATGATCCAGGCTGTGCTCAACATCGTGCGCAACGCCATGCAGGCGATCAGCTCGCAGAACGAGCTGCGCCTGGGCCGCATCACCCTGCGCAGCCGTGCCCTGCGCCAGTTCACCATCGGCCACGTGCGCCATCGCCTGGTGGCGCGGGTGGAGATCATCGACAACGGCCCGGGCATCCCGCCGGAACTGCAGGACACCCTCTTCTATCCCATGGTCAGCGGCCGCCCGGACGGTACCGGGCTGGGCCTGGCCATTACCCAGAACATCATCAGCCAGCACCAGGGCCTGATCGAGTGTGAAAGCCATGCAGGCCACACCGCCTTCTCGATCTACCTGCCCCTGGAACAAGGAGCCACCGCCTCATGA
- the ntrC gene encoding nitrogen regulation protein NR(I) — MSRSETVWIVDDDRSIRWVLEKALQQEGMTTQSFDSADGVMGRLARQQPDVIISDIRMPGTSGLDLLAQIREQHPRLPVIIMTAHSDLDSAVASYQGGAFEYLPKPFDVDEAVSLVKRANQHAQEQQGLDVPQNLARTPEIIGEAPAMQEVFRAIGRLSHSNITVLINGESGTGKELVAHALHRHSPRAASPFIALNMAAIPKDLMESELFGHEKGAFTGAANLRRGRFEQADGGTLFLDEIGDMPADTQTRLLRVLADGEFYRVGGHVPVKVDVRIIAATHQNLESLVQAGKFREDLFHRLNVIRIHIPRLADRREDIPALARHFLARAAQELAVEPKILKPETEEFIRNLPWPGNVRQMENTCRWITVMASSREVLIGDLPPELLNLPQDAAPVTNWEQALRQWADQALARGQTSLLDSAVPSFERIMIETALKHTAGRRRDAALLLGWGRNTLTRKIKELGMNVAGGDDEEGDDH, encoded by the coding sequence ATGAGCCGAAGTGAAACCGTATGGATCGTCGACGATGATCGCTCCATCCGCTGGGTCCTGGAAAAAGCCCTGCAACAGGAAGGCATGACCACCCAGAGCTTCGACAGCGCCGATGGCGTGATGGGCCGCCTGGCACGCCAGCAACCGGACGTGATCATTTCCGACATCCGCATGCCCGGCACCAGTGGCCTCGACCTGCTGGCGCAAATCCGCGAGCAGCACCCGCGCCTGCCAGTCATCATCATGACTGCCCACTCCGACCTGGACAGCGCCGTGGCGTCGTACCAGGGCGGTGCCTTCGAGTACCTGCCCAAGCCATTCGATGTGGACGAGGCGGTCTCGCTGGTCAAGCGTGCCAACCAGCACGCCCAGGAGCAGCAAGGGCTTGATGTGCCGCAAAACCTGGCACGCACCCCGGAAATCATCGGTGAAGCACCGGCGATGCAGGAGGTGTTCCGCGCCATCGGCCGCCTCAGCCACTCCAACATCACTGTGCTGATCAACGGCGAGTCCGGTACCGGCAAGGAACTGGTGGCCCACGCCCTGCACCGCCACAGCCCACGTGCGGCGTCGCCGTTCATTGCCCTGAACATGGCCGCGATCCCCAAGGACCTGATGGAGTCCGAGCTGTTCGGCCATGAGAAAGGCGCCTTCACCGGTGCGGCCAACCTGCGCCGGGGGCGCTTCGAGCAGGCCGACGGCGGGACCCTGTTCCTCGACGAGATCGGCGACATGCCCGCCGACACCCAGACCCGCCTGCTGCGGGTGCTGGCCGATGGCGAGTTCTATCGCGTGGGCGGCCACGTGCCGGTCAAGGTCGACGTGCGCATCATCGCTGCCACCCACCAGAACCTCGAGTCGCTGGTACAGGCCGGCAAGTTCCGCGAGGACTTGTTCCACCGCCTGAACGTGATTCGCATCCACATTCCACGGCTGGCCGACCGCCGTGAGGATATCCCCGCCCTCGCCCGCCACTTCCTCGCCCGCGCCGCCCAGGAGCTGGCGGTGGAGCCGAAGATCCTCAAGCCGGAAACCGAAGAGTTCATCCGCAATCTGCCGTGGCCGGGCAACGTGCGGCAGATGGAGAACACCTGCCGCTGGATCACCGTGATGGCCTCCAGCCGCGAAGTGCTGATCGGCGACCTGCCGCCCGAGTTGCTGAACCTGCCACAGGACGCCGCGCCGGTAACCAACTGGGAGCAGGCCCTGCGCCAGTGGGCCGACCAGGCGTTGGCGCGTGGGCAGACCAGCCTGCTGGACAGCGCAGTGCCGAGCTTTGAGCGGATCATGATCGAGACGGCGCTCAAGCACACCGCTGGCCGTCGGCGCGATGCGGCGCTGTTGCTGGGTTGGGGGCGCAATACCCTGACGCGCAAGATCAAGGAGCTGGGGATGAATGTGGCGGGTGGGGATGATGAGGAAGGTGATGACCATTAA
- the trmL gene encoding tRNA (uridine(34)/cytosine(34)/5-carboxymethylaminomethyluridine(34)-2'-O)-methyltransferase TrmL, with product MFHVILFQPEIPPNTGNIIRLCANSGCDLHLIEPISFELDDKRLRRAGLDYHEYATLKRHESLAGCLESLGNPRLFAFTTKGSHPFHEVAYQPGDAFLFGPESRGLPTEVLDSLPAEQRLRLPMRPGCRSLNLSNTVAVTVYEAWRQNGFAGS from the coding sequence ATGTTTCACGTCATCCTTTTTCAACCAGAAATTCCGCCGAATACCGGCAACATCATTCGCCTGTGCGCCAACAGCGGCTGCGACCTGCACCTGATCGAACCCATCAGCTTCGAACTGGATGACAAGCGCCTGCGCCGTGCGGGGCTGGATTACCACGAGTATGCCACGCTCAAGCGCCACGAGAGCCTGGCCGGATGCCTGGAAAGCCTGGGCAACCCGCGGCTGTTCGCCTTCACCACCAAGGGCTCGCACCCGTTCCACGAAGTGGCCTACCAGCCGGGTGATGCCTTCCTGTTCGGCCCCGAGAGCCGTGGCTTGCCGACCGAAGTACTGGACAGCCTGCCGGCCGAACAACGCCTGCGCCTGCCGATGCGGCCGGGGTGCCGCAGCCTTAACCTGTCCAATACCGTGGCAGTGACGGTGTATGAGGCGTGGCGGCAGAATGGGTTTGCCGGGAGCTGA
- the secB gene encoding protein-export chaperone SecB yields the protein MTDQQTNGAAAEDNSPQFSMQRIYVRDLSFEAPKSPQIFRQTWEPSVALDLNTKQKALEGDFHEVVLTLSVTVKNGDEVAFIAEVQQAGIFLIKNLDAASMSHTLGAFCPNILFPYARETLDSLVTRGSFPALMLSPVNFDALYAQEMQRMQEAGEAPTVQ from the coding sequence ATGACTGACCAACAGACCAACGGCGCTGCTGCAGAAGACAACAGCCCTCAGTTCTCCATGCAGCGCATCTATGTGCGCGACCTGTCGTTCGAGGCCCCGAAAAGCCCGCAGATCTTCCGCCAGACCTGGGAGCCGAGCGTAGCCCTGGACCTGAACACCAAGCAGAAAGCCCTGGAAGGTGACTTCCACGAGGTGGTGCTGACCCTGTCGGTTACCGTCAAGAACGGTGACGAAGTGGCCTTCATCGCTGAAGTGCAGCAGGCCGGTATCTTCCTGATCAAGAACCTGGACGCGGCTTCGATGAGCCACACCCTGGGTGCGTTCTGCCCGAACATCCTGTTCCCGTACGCCCGCGAGACCCTGGATAGCCTGGTGACCCGCGGTTCGTTCCCGGCCCTGATGCTGTCGCCGGTCAACTTCGACGCCCTGTACGCGCAAGAAATGCAGCGCATGCAGGAAGCTGGCGAAGCGCCGACCGTGCAGTAA
- the grxC gene encoding glutaredoxin 3 — protein sequence MKPVIVYSSDYCPYCMRAKHLLESKGVAFEEIKVDGKPQVRAEMSQKAGRTSVPQIWIGSTHVGGCDDLYALERAGKLDALLAA from the coding sequence ATGAAGCCCGTCATCGTCTATTCCAGCGACTACTGCCCCTACTGCATGCGCGCCAAGCACCTGCTCGAGAGCAAGGGCGTGGCCTTCGAGGAAATCAAGGTCGACGGCAAGCCGCAGGTTCGTGCCGAAATGAGCCAGAAGGCCGGCCGTACATCGGTGCCGCAGATCTGGATCGGCAGCACCCATGTCGGTGGATGCGATGACCTCTATGCCCTGGAGCGTGCCGGCAAGCTCGACGCGCTGCTGGCGGCCTGA
- a CDS encoding rhodanese-like domain-containing protein: protein MVANLIQFATNHYILVAIFVVLLVALLVNEIRRGGQSLSNGQLTALVNADKALVIDIRPAKEYSAGHIVGALNIPQDKLANRMTELDKHKEKTLIVVDSMGQQSGTICRELLKAGYNAAKLSGGVSSWKADNLPLVK, encoded by the coding sequence ATGGTTGCTAACCTGATTCAATTTGCGACAAACCACTACATCCTGGTGGCGATCTTCGTTGTCTTGCTGGTCGCGCTGCTGGTCAACGAAATCCGTCGCGGTGGCCAGAGCCTGAGCAACGGCCAGCTGACTGCCCTGGTCAATGCCGATAAAGCCCTGGTCATCGACATCCGCCCGGCCAAGGAATACTCCGCCGGTCACATTGTCGGTGCGCTGAACATCCCGCAGGACAAGCTGGCCAACCGCATGACCGAGCTGGACAAGCACAAAGAGAAGACCCTGATCGTCGTCGACTCGATGGGCCAGCAGTCCGGCACCATCTGCCGCGAGCTGCTCAAGGCTGGTTACAACGCCGCCAAACTGAGCGGTGGCGTTTCCAGCTGGAAAGCCGATAACCTGCCCCTGGTGAAGTGA